The bacterium genomic interval AATAAGATGAATAGAAAAAATGAAAATAGAAAATAGAATAAAGTGCTATTTTTTTGCCAAATGCTTTTTTGAAACTTCTACCAGGCGCTCAAATGCTATGGGATTTGTTATCGCTAAATCAGCAAGAATTTTTCTATTTAATTCTATCTTTGCTTTTATAAGACCATTCATGAAAGCACTGTAAGACAATTTATACGGTCTCACTGCTGCGTTTATTCGCACAATCCATAAGCTTCTAAAACTCCTTTTCTTTACTTTACGGTCCCTATACGAATAAACAAGCCCTCTTTCTACAGTTTCTCTCGCAGTCCTGTAATTCTTGCTGCGCCTTCCCCAATACCCCTTTGCCATTTTAAGAAATTTTTTATGCCTTCTTTTGGAAGCAACAGCCCCCTTTACTCTACTCATACTATACTCCTAAAAGCTTCTTTATTCTTTTGTAATCCCCTTTAACCAAAATGGCAGACCTTCGTAAATTCCTCTTTCTTTTTGTAGTTTTCTTAGTCAAAATATGACTGGTATATGCTTTGCTTCGTTTTATTTTTCCTTTCCCAGTCAGCTTAAATCTCTTAGCTGCTCCACGATGTGTCTTTAACTTTGGCATATAATCCTCATTGTCCCTTTTTCTTTTTCCCTGTATTAGCTTTTGGACTTAATACCATAACCATAATTCTCTTACCAAGCGAAGAAATAGGCTGATCTATCTCTCCTTGATCAGACACATCCCCAGAAAGCCTCTCAAGTATCTGTCTGCCGATCTCTCTATGGGACATTTCTCTGCCGCGGAACATAAGTGTTACTTTAACCTTGTTCCCCTCTGTAAGGAATTCCTTAACATGTCTTAACTTTACCTGATAATCGTTTTCTTCTATATTTGGTTTAAATTTAATTTCTTTTAATTCTACAGTCTTCTGTTTTTTGCGAGCTTCCTTTCCCCGTCTTATCTGCTCATATCTATACTTATCATAATCCATTATCCGACAAACAGGGGGAGAAGACTGCGAGGAAACTTGAACCAAGTCAAACCCTTTTTCTTCTGCAATTCTCAAGGCATCTTCAATAGCCAAAATTCCGAGCTGTTCCTTATCCAACCCGACCAATCTTACTTGTTTTGCCCGTATTCCCCGATTTACTTCAGCAAACTTCTTTATTTACTAGCTCCTTTTCTCTGTTATATTATTTACGAAGCTTCAATTTATCAATAACTGTCAAGTATCTTTCACTATCCTTCTTTTTGAGATAATCCAGCAAACGTCTCCGTCTTCCTACAAGTTTCAACAACCCACGCCTTGAATTATGGTCTTTTTTAAAACTCAAAAAATGCCTTGTTAAATTATTAATTCTCCCTGTCGTTAAGGCAATCTGGACCTCTGGAGATCCAGTATCACTTTTATGTGCCCTAAACTTTGTTATGACTTCCTTTTTCTCATCCGTGGATATTGCCACTTTCAACCCTTTCTATAGACTTGCATTCATCCGTTGAATTGTACCATAGTAGTGTTTGTATGTAAAGCTCAAAAAATCAAAAGCTAACCCTGAAAATCATATTTTTCTAAAATCTTCCTTGCCTGAGTCGCATCACAAATTATCTGCTTTTTTGCATCCTCCCTGCACTTAAATTTGAATCTATCTCGCAATTTTTTAATAAAAAAAACCTCTATAGTTTTTCCATAAAGGTCTGTTTTAAGACCGAATATATATACTTCTAGAAAAAACTTGCTATTCTGTTTTCTTGCATCTAGTACAGCTTTACAGACTGAACGTTTATTATTTATGTACATTATAGCATATGCTGCATACACTCCTTCCGGAGGCGTTACTTCACTATCACAATACATATTAGCAGTAGGGAAATCTATATCCCTGGAAATTCCACGGCCTCTGGAGACGTTTCCCATTACCGAATATCTGCGTCCAAGCAATCTAGATGCCTTGTCCAAATTTCCTTCCCTGATACATTTCCGAACTTTGGTACTGCTAACAATTTCACCTGAAATTTTCACAGGCTTTATAATGCCAACACTAAAGTTATTTTTCTCACCCATTTGCTTTAGTAACTTCACATTTCCCTGTTGACCAACCCCGAATCTATAGTTGAATCCTACATATATTTTCTGAACATGAAGATAATTACATAGAACTTCTAATACAAAATCCCGAGCTCCCATATCTGCAATTGAGGTAAAATCTATAGATACACAAACGTCTATTCCTGTTTTCTCAATAAGTTTTACCTTATGTTCTGCAGATGTAAGTAGTAAATCCATTACTTCGGGCTTTAATACTTTAATAGGATGCGGCGTGAATGTCAGAATAATACTTGTCCCATTAATTCTTTTAGCTTCCTCTATTACTCTAGCAATAATCCTCTTATGACCGACATGCATACCATCAAAATTACCCATTGCCAGCACTGCATGTGGATATCTATGTTTTAAGGGAACAAGTTTCTTTATAATATCCATATTAAAAAATCCTAAATCCGAATATCGAAATTCTAAACATTGTTTTGAGCATTTGTATTTTGGTCATTTGATATTGTTTCGTATTTCGTGCTTAGTGCTTCGAATTTAAAAATTGGAATGTCCTTTAACTCTTTAGCCTTCAGCACGTTATTTAGTGACAAAGAGTCTTTAATATGAAAATTTCCGATTTTTGTTCTTACAAGATCTTTAAGACACGCTCCATAGCCAAGCTTTTCTCCAATTGTATTAGCAAGAGTGCGGATATATGTTCCCTTAGAACATGCAACACGAATGGAAATTTCAGGGATATTGACATTTAACAATTCTATGCTATAAATATGTACCTTGCGTGGTTCAGGATTTACTTTTATCCCCTTTCTGGCCAGTTTATACAATCTCTCTCCTTTGTAATGAACAGCTGAATACATAGGCGGTATCTGAGATATGTCTCCAGTTAAGTCTTCTAAAATACTGGATAATAATTCAGTATCAACCTTCTCTACCTTAATTCTTCTTATTATTTCCCCTTTAATGTCCTGAGTATCGGTTGTAGTTCCCAGTAAAAGCGTTCCTTCATATGTTTTTTTTTGTTCTGTCAGAAAACTTGCTTTTTTAGTAGCTTTTCCAAGACAAATCAGTAAAACTCCTGTTGCGTTAGGATCCAGAGTTCCAGCGTGGCCGACCTTCTTTATTTTGAAGTGGCTTCTTATCTTAGCTACAACATCGTGCGATGTCCAGTCTTTTGGTTTATCTATATTTAAAATTCCGTCCATAAATACTCCCGCCGTAGGCATCAACTGCTACAATTGCAGGAAAGCCTTTTACCTCCAACTTATAAATTGCCTCACATCCTAGATCTTTATAAGCTACAAATTTCTTGCTTTTTACCTTTTGAGACAAAAGCGCTCCTGCACCGCCCATTGCAGCAAAATATACAGACTTATACTTGCGAAGCGCACTTATAACATCGGCTGATCTCTGGCCTTTACCAATTACTCCTCCAAGCCCAGCGCCAAGTAACATTGGAGTATATTTATCCATTCTGAGACTCGTAGTTGGCCCGCATGAGCCTATGATTTCCCCTTCTCTGGCAGGCGTAGGCCCTGTGTAATAGATTATCTGATCATGCAGATCAAAGGGTAATTTATCCTCTCGCTTGATTGTCTCCACTAACCTTTTATGAGCCATATCTCTCGCTGTATAGATAGCACCACTTATAAGAACTCTATCGCCTGCTCGCAGACTGCACCTGAGCTCTTTCGTTAAAGGGACATTTATTATTTGCGTTTTTTTCATAGTATCACACTTGCATGTCTTGACACATAACAGCCAATATTCACTGCGACAGGCAATCCTGCAATATGAGTGGGATACGTTTCTATATTTACGCTTAAAGCAGTTATACTGCCCCCAAAGCCTTGAGGCCCAATACCAAGCTTATTTATTTCTATAAGTATCTGTCTCTCTAATCCAGCTATTTTTGCATCCGGATTATGTACGTTGAGAGGCCTTATTAAAGCCTCTTTAGCAAGCATTGCTGCTTTTTCAATTGTTCCCCCAATACCAACACCCACTATGCTTGGTGGGCACGGATTAGCACCTGCCTGTTTTACTGTATCTACAACAAATTTCTTCACTCCTTCCGCCCCTTCCGTCGGTTTAAGCACAGTCAATTTGCTCATATTCTCACTTCCAAATCCCTTGGGAACAACAATAATCTTGATTTTGCTTCCAGAGGTGATACTTGTATGTATAACAGCAGGCGTATTATCTCCTGTATTCTTGCGGACAAATATTGGGTCATCTACAACAGAACTACGCAGATATCCTCTTTTATATCCAACTCTTACCCCTTTATTTATTGCATCAGTAAGGTTGCCTCCTGCTATATGAACATCCTGCCCTATTTCCACAAAAACAACTACCATGCCTGTATCCTGACAAATAGGAACCTTCTTCATTTTAGCTATATGCAGATTACGCATTATCTGGAGAAAACAATACTTGCCAAGCTCAGACTTCTCTCTGGTCTTTGCCTTTTTTATTTTATCCGTAACATCTTTGGGGAGTTCATAATTGGACTTAACACAAAGCTCAGCCACTGCGTCTGTTATTGTATTAACTTTTACAGTTCTCATACCACTTAATCCTTAACCCTTATCGCTGGTATAACTCGCACAACTGTCTGTGCTTTCCCACACTCTTACTTCTTTTACTAAAAGCTCCTTAGGAATATTGGGGACCAGTTCTGAAAAGATATACTCTGCAATTACTTCTGAAGAGGGGCTATGCCCCTTTAAAAACTGCAAGTCATCAAGATTTTTATGGTCCAGTTTAATTATAATTTCCCCTAATATTGCTTTTAGTTTATCAAAGTCCATCAACATGCCGCTTTTATCAAGACCCCTTCCGCATACAAATACCTCAACCTTCCAGTTATGTCCATGAAGATTCTCGCATTTGCTTTGCACAAACTTAAGACTATGCGCTGCTGAAAAGGAATCTGTTACCCTCACTGTGTACATTTCACTCTCCCTTCTGTTTTTCAACTTCATTCTTGTATTCCAGAATCCCCTGTGCAATTATCTGCGCCACCTTCTTTCTATATGAGGATTTTTTTAGTAGTTTTGCATCATAATAATTGGAAATAAAACCTACTTCAACAAGAACAGCCGGCATGTATGCCTTTCTAAGCACATAGAACATTGTATCTTTCACGCCCCTATCTTTAGAGCCCATATGCCTGATAAGGCTCTCATGAATACTCTCTGCAAGTTTAATGCTTTCTTTTTTAAGAGAACCACTCTTGTTACGCGCTTTGTCAGGATAATATGTTTCTATTCCCATCATTTTTTTGTCCCATGCTGCGTTTGCATGAATACTCACAAAAATATCGGCTTTGTACTTTTTGGCAAGTTCTACTCTGTGCTTTAAAGAGATGAACTTGTCTCTTTCTCTGGTTAAAATTACCCTTGTATCAGTGCTCCTGAGATATTTTTTTACCTGTTTTGCGATATCCAGATTAATATCTTTTTCCTTGATCTTATATGAAAATATTAACCCTCTTTTATGTCTTCCAACCGCTCCCGAGTCATGTCCTCCGTGACCCGGATCTATAACAATTACCTTAATTTTTTGCTTATCGCTTACTTTTATGAAGTCAAGAACAAGGCGGTCAGGATTCTTAAGATAGAATATATTATACGAAGCATTTCTGGTATTAAGCTTGAAAACAGCATCTATGGAATGATAAGCAGGCTTTAATTTTACTTTCTTAACAATGCGGTCATTAATCGTAACATGCGGATATATAGGGAAAAACAGGAAATGTCTTATTTGGCTGAACTTGTTTACAGGGGTTATATTATGAAGTCTGATATGAATTTCCCCTGAACCTGTTTTTTCAATTGTATATGTTATTGCCTCTTTTGAGTCAAGAACAATACGCGTCTTGGTAGGATAAGAATGATATCTCGCATTCTTGAGTATGTTTGGCGCGCAATACGCGCTATAACTTGCGCTCAGTATCAATGCGCTGAACACAAAAATCCGAAATCCGAATATCGAAATCTTTGAACAAGGGGTTTCAACCCTTTGTTTTTTGGACATTTGCACTTCGTGCTTCAAACTTAATTTTTTTAGCATTTTTATCATTGTGCCTTATTTTAGAATTCGTCCATTATATATAAAAAAAGCCCACCATACAACTTTAGTATGATGCGGCTCTTTATGGGTGGAGTTTAGGGTTAACAAAAATCTGCGATCGCTTATTCTCTAGATTCTCCTCATCTGAGCAATTATTGTATTAGCTAACTCATGTTTTTCAATCAAGTATTAATCCCACCTGCTTGATTCTTTTTTTTCTTCCAGCAACCATCATTAAATCCTATCGCTTGCAATATATCAGTAAATGCAACATATTCAATATTGTGTTTTTTGTAAAAAGCTATGCTTTCATATAATTCTTTTGTTTGATTATTCTCATCCAACAAATCACCAAAAGCATAACCCATCCGAGCTTCATATTCTTGATATCCTACCAATATTATTTGCAACGGTTTTTTGAATAATCGCGGCACTTCCCCATATTTTAATGGAACACCAAGAATTTTTTCTCCAGCTGTGCCGGTAACACACCAATTGCTACCTTTTACTTCGTAAACATAGTCATCACATTCCAAGTCAGGATTATACTTTTTATTCCTCAAAGAGCTTTTTATGGGCGTGGTTTTTCTCACGTTCTTCCTGCCCAACTTAATCAATCCTTCCATAACCAAATCTTCACATAGCTTGGTTGTCCATTGTCCGCCCCCGTCACCGCCAATTACGGCATTGCCCCATTCTTTTTCTATTATTTTTGCTTCGTTCAAAACATTTTGATTACTTGTATTTTTCATACTAATATCTGTAATTCCTTCATAGCACCAACGAATAACTTCTAAATTGCCGAGTAAATTTAAACTATCTTTTTTTTGTTTTTTATTTGTTTGCATATTTTATATTTAAAAAAGTTTTTTCTTCATCTGTTAAACCATCTTTTAAAGTGTCCCTTATTTTGTTTTGCCCAACTGCTCCGGAAGGATAATTTTCGCTTGTAAACAAATCAAATTTATCGTTAATACGTGTAATATAATTCATAAAGTAATGCTCTGACAACTCCTTTTTTGAATCAGAGGCTAGTCGTACTAATAAAATTAAAAAATTCATAAACCCATTAAATCCTGTGGTTTTTGTAAGTATGTATTGCTTATTCTTGTTTTCCCATGCTTCTGGAAATATCTTTTTAATAGCATTAAAATAATTACTAATAATATTTTTAATATCGGTATCGCGATTTTTTTCGTATAATTTTTTAAAAATTTTATTTTTTTCTAATAATTCAATGTGAATATACTTAGCCATAGACCCTTGAGCTAAGTCTCCTGTTTTATCAGATAGAGTTTTAATTTTCATATACCAAGCTGAATTTAATTCTTCGTTTAAATGTTTTACGATATAATAAGCCGATTTCTCGGGAGATCTGCCCTCTGTTATGCCAAATAAGTCATAAACTAAATCATTACTAACTTTTCTTTGTGTGGAATTAATTTGTGCAAAAATTTTAGCCTGCTCGCCGAGAGATAAATCTAAAAAAACTGAAACAGGTAATTCAAATTTTTCCTCTTCTTTATCAAAACCGGCCAATCTATGCTGTCCATCTAAAATATTTGCCACATCTTCTTTAATTTTGATTTTCAATGTATTGTTCTTATTATTTAAAACATAATTAGGCTCTTTTTCTTCGGCTGGATTATTTTGGATAGCTAAAATAATTGTATTAGGAAAAGTAGAGTCGTTAGATTTTAAATATTTTTTTATAGCTTTCACTTTTTCAGGATAAAGATCTCTTTGAATTCCATTCTCTAAATCCTTCATTCTGGATAGATTTTTATTCGCAATTTTATGTAAAATTTTTGGAGCCATTTTCCCAATAAAAAAACTTCCTATATTCTGGCTAATTTTAATAATTGGAATATTAATGTAATTCATATTTAATTTACCCTTGGTTTGCCAGTACTGCTTTTAACTGTATCATGAGCCTGAAGTCCTTTTTCTAGTCTTTCTGGGGCATCATCATGTTTATAAACCATATTAAATAGATCGCTTCTTTTTATATGTTTTCCATGGGTTGCATCAAGTGCACCTTGAATATTTTGAAGAATATCATCATGCCTCTCATAATTTAACCCTCTTCCTTTTTCATAAAACCACAACACTAAAATCCACAAAGGATTGAATATCAATCTGTAGAAAGTTTCTGATGATAATATAGTTATTTTCCCCTCTGCACTCAGAAATCCAACAGAGTGTTTAAAAACAGAAAATACAGCCAAGGCAATTATTATTAAAATAAACAAATGACCTGCCCAATACCATCGATTTTTATGCCATTTAATGTTCATTAAAATTGATTAATCTCAAAATGTTATTTTTTTAATTCTTCAAATCTTTTAATTGATAAATCAAGATAGCTCTTTTCTGTATCAATCCCGATGAAATTTCTCCCATAAAGATAAGCGGCCAATCCTGTTGTTGAGCTTCCTGTAAAAGGATCGAGAATTGTGTCACCTTTATTTGTGCTTGCTAAAACGATTCTCTTAAGTAAGTCAAAAGATTTCTGAGTGGGGTGCTTTCCGAATTTTTTTTCAATGGATTTTGGCGTATTTATTGACCAAACTGATCTCATTTGCAATCCTGGCTTTTTTAGCTGATCTTCAGGCCAATCTCCATCCTTCATTGACTTATAATTGAAAGTGTGTTTTGCTTTTTTGTCTCTTCTTGCCCAAATTAAAGTTTCGTGGCTGGCAGTAAAAAAGCGACAGCTTAAATTAGGAGAAGCGTTTGGCTTAAACCATGCAATATCATTCAAAATATGGTAACCGGCCATTTGTAAAGCGAAACCACATTGATAGATTGAGTGATAGGTTCCACTAATCCAAATTGTTCCGTTTGGTCTTAAAATTTTTCGGCATGCTTTTATCCATTCAACATGAAAATCAAAGTTCTTTTTTAAGCCATTGCTTAAATCCCAATTACCTTTTTTAACACTAACCATTTTACCGTTCTGACAAGTAAAAGTACCGCTGGAGAGGAAATAGGGCGGATCGGCAAAAATCATATCAACAGGGTTTTCAGGAACTTTTTTTAAAAATTCCAGAGAATCTGCTTGATAAAGCTTAAATCTTGGTTTTTCGTAGTATGGTTTAATCATCATTTTTTCTAGTGGAGGTGGCGGGAGTCGAACCCGCGTCCAAAAGTAAAGTTACAGCAGCATCTACATGTTTATTCCGCTCTTTAACTTTCGTCTCTTATAACCTCCAGCGAACAGGATGTTATAGAAACTAGTTTGATAAAATCTCAACAGATTGCCTCAAACAAAACAATCTGTCCAGCCTGTTAATC includes:
- the rplT gene encoding 50S ribosomal protein L20 → MSRVKGAVASKRRHKKFLKMAKGYWGRRSKNYRTARETVERGLVYSYRDRKVKKRSFRSLWIVRINAAVRPYKLSYSAFMNGLIKAKIELNRKILADLAITNPIAFERLVEVSKKHLAKK
- the rpmI gene encoding 50S ribosomal protein L35 encodes the protein MPKLKTHRGAAKRFKLTGKGKIKRSKAYTSHILTKKTTKRKRNLRRSAILVKGDYKRIKKLLGV
- the infC gene encoding translation initiation factor IF-3, encoding MKKFAEVNRGIRAKQVRLVGLDKEQLGILAIEDALRIAEEKGFDLVQVSSQSSPPVCRIMDYDKYRYEQIRRGKEARKKQKTVELKEIKFKPNIEENDYQVKLRHVKEFLTEGNKVKVTLMFRGREMSHREIGRQILERLSGDVSDQGEIDQPISSLGKRIMVMVLSPKANTGKKKKGQ
- the rpsO gene encoding 30S ribosomal protein S15, producing MAISTDEKKEVITKFRAHKSDTGSPEVQIALTTGRINNLTRHFLSFKKDHNSRRGLLKLVGRRRRLLDYLKKKDSERYLTVIDKLKLRK
- a CDS encoding bifunctional riboflavin kinase/FAD synthetase; amino-acid sequence: MDIIKKLVPLKHRYPHAVLAMGNFDGMHVGHKRIIARVIEEAKRINGTSIILTFTPHPIKVLKPEVMDLLLTSAEHKVKLIEKTGIDVCVSIDFTSIADMGARDFVLEVLCNYLHVQKIYVGFNYRFGVGQQGNVKLLKQMGEKNNFSVGIIKPVKISGEIVSSTKVRKCIREGNLDKASRLLGRRYSVMGNVSRGRGISRDIDFPTANMYCDSEVTPPEGVYAAYAIMYINNKRSVCKAVLDARKQNSKFFLEVYIFGLKTDLYGKTIEVFFIKKLRDRFKFKCREDAKKQIICDATQARKILEKYDFQG
- the truB gene encoding tRNA pseudouridine(55) synthase TruB, whose translation is MDGILNIDKPKDWTSHDVVAKIRSHFKIKKVGHAGTLDPNATGVLLICLGKATKKASFLTEQKKTYEGTLLLGTTTDTQDIKGEIIRRIKVEKVDTELLSSILEDLTGDISQIPPMYSAVHYKGERLYKLARKGIKVNPEPRKVHIYSIELLNVNIPEISIRVACSKGTYIRTLANTIGEKLGYGACLKDLVRTKIGNFHIKDSLSLNNVLKAKELKDIPIFKFEALSTKYETISNDQNTNAQNNV
- a CDS encoding Fe-S-containing hydro-lyase, whose amino-acid sequence is MKKTQIINVPLTKELRCSLRAGDRVLISGAIYTARDMAHKRLVETIKREDKLPFDLHDQIIYYTGPTPAREGEIIGSCGPTTSLRMDKYTPMLLGAGLGGVIGKGQRSADVISALRKYKSVYFAAMGGAGALLSQKVKSKKFVAYKDLGCEAIYKLEVKGFPAIVAVDAYGGSIYGRNFKYR
- a CDS encoding fumarate hydratase; this encodes MRTVKVNTITDAVAELCVKSNYELPKDVTDKIKKAKTREKSELGKYCFLQIMRNLHIAKMKKVPICQDTGMVVVFVEIGQDVHIAGGNLTDAINKGVRVGYKRGYLRSSVVDDPIFVRKNTGDNTPAVIHTSITSGSKIKIIVVPKGFGSENMSKLTVLKPTEGAEGVKKFVVDTVKQAGANPCPPSIVGVGIGGTIEKAAMLAKEALIRPLNVHNPDAKIAGLERQILIEINKLGIGPQGFGGSITALSVNIETYPTHIAGLPVAVNIGCYVSRHASVIL
- the queD gene encoding 6-carboxytetrahydropterin synthase QueD, whose protein sequence is MYTVRVTDSFSAAHSLKFVQSKCENLHGHNWKVEVFVCGRGLDKSGMLMDFDKLKAILGEIIIKLDHKNLDDLQFLKGHSPSSEVIAEYIFSELVPNIPKELLVKEVRVWESTDSCASYTSDKG
- a CDS encoding N-acetylmuramoyl-L-alanine amidase, translated to MIKMLKKLSLKHEVQMSKKQRVETPCSKISIFGFRIFVFSALILSASYSAYCAPNILKNARYHSYPTKTRIVLDSKEAITYTIEKTGSGEIHIRLHNITPVNKFSQIRHFLFFPIYPHVTINDRIVKKVKLKPAYHSIDAVFKLNTRNASYNIFYLKNPDRLVLDFIKVSDKQKIKVIVIDPGHGGHDSGAVGRHKRGLIFSYKIKEKDINLDIAKQVKKYLRSTDTRVILTRERDKFISLKHRVELAKKYKADIFVSIHANAAWDKKMMGIETYYPDKARNKSGSLKKESIKLAESIHESLIRHMGSKDRGVKDTMFYVLRKAYMPAVLVEVGFISNYYDAKLLKKSSYRKKVAQIIAQGILEYKNEVEKQKGE
- a CDS encoding DGQHR domain-containing protein; translation: MNYINIPIIKISQNIGSFFIGKMAPKILHKIANKNLSRMKDLENGIQRDLYPEKVKAIKKYLKSNDSTFPNTIILAIQNNPAEEKEPNYVLNNKNNTLKIKIKEDVANILDGQHRLAGFDKEEEKFELPVSVFLDLSLGEQAKIFAQINSTQRKVSNDLVYDLFGITEGRSPEKSAYYIVKHLNEELNSAWYMKIKTLSDKTGDLAQGSMAKYIHIELLEKNKIFKKLYEKNRDTDIKNIISNYFNAIKKIFPEAWENKNKQYILTKTTGFNGFMNFLILLVRLASDSKKELSEHYFMNYITRINDKFDLFTSENYPSGAVGQNKIRDTLKDGLTDEEKTFLNIKYANK
- a CDS encoding site-specific DNA-methyltransferase, translated to MMIKPYYEKPRFKLYQADSLEFLKKVPENPVDMIFADPPYFLSSGTFTCQNGKMVSVKKGNWDLSNGLKKNFDFHVEWIKACRKILRPNGTIWISGTYHSIYQCGFALQMAGYHILNDIAWFKPNASPNLSCRFFTASHETLIWARRDKKAKHTFNYKSMKDGDWPEDQLKKPGLQMRSVWSINTPKSIEKKFGKHPTQKSFDLLKRIVLASTNKGDTILDPFTGSSTTGLAAYLYGRNFIGIDTEKSYLDLSIKRFEELKK